One window of the Candidatus Dependentiae bacterium genome contains the following:
- a CDS encoding glutamine synthetase family protein: protein MKKHISMIFLVLLTVNIHSQETPQNQPLEEPTPGARIQFVDFMFTDLSGSFKSVTYPFWLVDRAMQDGICFDGSSVPGCTSIKDSDMLLKPDINTARDIPWTQNPDRSACVICDIGRNETTPYEGDPRYILKKELARAHAMGYTFVVGPELEFFLFKKDEHGKQIPSDNRNYFTPETNVGVARFKKHMLRALSEQNIKIEKLHHEVAHGQLEVSIRYGDALELADQVMLAKHTIASLAPLGGFEATFMPKPVFGQNGSAMHVHFSLYDHVNNRNAFYDPQNPYKLSDIAQHFIAGILKHAEEITAILNPTVNSFKRLVPGYEAPIFVCWGTKNRSALIRIPHINEGNGNAVRAEIRSPDPMSNPYLVFAALLHAGLEGIQNKEPLPNAVEHSLYEYTSEQLDKEHIRSLPTSLSQALDILKNSSFIKELLGEKALEEFVHLKTKELRSFNTTITDWELNHYFRP, encoded by the coding sequence ATGAAAAAACATATATCTATGATTTTTTTAGTACTTTTAACCGTTAACATCCATTCTCAAGAAACTCCTCAGAATCAACCGTTGGAAGAGCCTACTCCAGGAGCACGTATCCAATTTGTAGACTTCATGTTTACCGATTTAAGCGGATCCTTTAAATCTGTAACGTATCCTTTTTGGCTCGTTGACCGTGCAATGCAAGACGGTATTTGCTTTGATGGGTCATCTGTACCTGGATGCACCAGTATTAAAGATAGCGATATGCTCCTTAAACCAGATATCAATACCGCTCGAGATATACCATGGACGCAAAACCCCGACCGCTCGGCATGTGTAATTTGTGATATAGGCCGTAATGAAACCACACCATATGAAGGCGATCCACGTTACATCCTCAAAAAAGAACTCGCTCGTGCTCATGCTATGGGGTACACCTTTGTGGTAGGACCTGAACTAGAATTCTTTTTGTTCAAAAAAGATGAACACGGCAAACAAATACCTTCTGACAATCGTAACTATTTTACGCCCGAAACAAATGTAGGGGTTGCACGTTTTAAAAAACATATGTTACGCGCACTAAGCGAACAAAACATAAAAATAGAAAAATTACATCATGAAGTTGCCCATGGACAACTTGAAGTAAGTATTCGCTATGGAGATGCATTAGAACTTGCTGATCAAGTTATGCTCGCAAAGCATACTATTGCATCGTTAGCACCTCTGGGCGGTTTTGAGGCAACCTTTATGCCAAAACCGGTATTTGGTCAAAATGGCAGTGCAATGCATGTTCATTTCAGCTTATATGATCATGTTAATAACCGTAATGCATTCTATGATCCACAAAATCCCTATAAACTTTCTGACATTGCTCAACACTTTATTGCTGGCATACTCAAACACGCAGAAGAAATTACCGCAATTCTAAACCCTACGGTAAACTCCTTTAAACGACTTGTTCCTGGCTATGAAGCACCAATATTCGTTTGCTGGGGAACCAAAAATAGAAGTGCGCTCATACGTATTCCTCATATTAATGAAGGAAACGGTAATGCAGTACGCGCAGAAATCCGCTCACCAGATCCTATGAGTAACCCATATCTTGTGTTTGCTGCATTACTCCATGCAGGACTTGAGGGTATACAAAACAAAGAACCATTACCCAATGCTGTTGAGCATTCGTTATATGAATACACATCAGAACAATTAGATAAAGAACATATTCGTTCATTACCAACATCATTAAGCCAAGCCTTGGATATTTTGAAGAATAGCTCATTTATTAAAGAATTACTTGGAGAAAAAGCTTTAGAAGAATTTGTTCACCTTAAAACAAAAGAATTACGTTCATTCAACACTACAATAACTGATTGGGAACTTAATCATTATTTTAGGCCCTAA
- the pilO gene encoding type 4a pilus biogenesis protein PilO: MYFMPKRHRLYAWVAHIAPRYRYMITFSGLCGIAALWWFCIYQPITRTIASYMATGCLFEKQSMMYFKKQNNTQDVAYLTDLRQEIDAYKQDNLEQQKQCAQALMCVQQAGLYVRSYAKQHEKQKDWYASSPIQFSFSGSLEQIDSFLTQLHNLRQLMTCTHIQYVRTEQDTYMCTCLIKILRIS, encoded by the coding sequence ATGTATTTTATGCCAAAGCGTCATCGCTTGTATGCTTGGGTTGCGCATATAGCACCTCGATATAGATATATGATTACCTTCAGTGGTTTATGTGGTATTGCTGCCTTATGGTGGTTTTGTATATATCAACCTATTACCAGGACGATAGCATCATATATGGCTACCGGATGTTTATTCGAGAAACAAAGCATGATGTATTTTAAGAAACAAAATAATACACAAGATGTTGCATATCTTACTGATTTACGCCAAGAAATAGATGCGTACAAACAAGATAATCTTGAGCAACAAAAACAATGTGCACAAGCGTTAATGTGTGTACAGCAAGCAGGGCTCTACGTACGTTCGTATGCAAAACAACACGAGAAACAAAAAGATTGGTATGCCAGTAGTCCTATACAGTTTAGTTTTTCTGGATCTTTAGAACAAATTGATTCATTTCTTACACAATTACATAATTTACGTCAGTTGATGACATGTACGCACATACAATATGTTCGAACAGAGCAAGATACATATATGTGCACGTGTCTTATTAAAATATTGCGTATTTCCTAG
- a CDS encoding WD40 repeat domain-containing protein, with amino-acid sequence MMQRKLYVISFLMLFTTQLHGMESDFTMDKQDVPTNVEIPTLQALCLQKFCKEIQETLDEEGIQEAEQLPYLNPEIVAPEIADQIKKALVQDVGLYKKSALLKGHTDSITCLVYDAVSKRLFSGSNGLIHDDNTIKVWDTNTSTCTQILEGHTGGIICLIYDATSKRLLSGSDDNTIRIWDANTGACMQTLEGHTDSIACLVYDAVTNRLFSGSDDNTIRIWDANTGVCVQILEDYAGWIRCLVFDTASKLLFSGSDYNIGIWNADTGTRIQGLRERHPQCLVYDATSKRLFSGSWESTIGVWDTNTDIWEDKLKGHTNGVECIIYNAATKRLFSGSADNTIRIWDTNTDMCTQILKGHTNSIACLVYDAVTSRLFSGSNDWDIRIWDANTGVCMQTLKGHTDWVKCLIYDADTKRLFSGSDDNTIRIWQLGSFGYTLCALAVCSTKDKDKLNNVKISQTYQQLSDEEKKAIDRHIKRLKK; translated from the coding sequence ATGATGCAAAGAAAATTATATGTTATAAGTTTTCTTATGTTATTTACCACACAATTGCATGGTATGGAATCTGACTTTACTATGGACAAGCAAGATGTTCCAACCAACGTAGAAATACCCACACTCCAAGCATTGTGTTTGCAAAAGTTTTGCAAAGAAATACAAGAGACATTGGATGAAGAAGGAATACAGGAAGCAGAACAACTGCCGTACTTGAATCCGGAAATTGTGGCACCGGAAATAGCAGATCAAATTAAAAAAGCATTAGTGCAAGATGTTGGATTATATAAAAAATCAGCATTACTAAAAGGCCACACTGATAGTATTACATGTTTGGTATATGATGCAGTTAGCAAGCGATTATTCTCAGGATCCAATGGGTTGATACATGACGATAATACTATCAAAGTATGGGATACCAATACCAGTACGTGTACACAAATATTAGAAGGTCACACTGGTGGGATCATATGTCTAATTTATGATGCAACGAGCAAGCGATTGTTGTCAGGATCTGATGATAATACTATCAGAATATGGGACGCCAATACTGGTGCGTGCATGCAGACATTAGAAGGTCATACTGATAGTATTGCATGTCTGGTGTATGATGCAGTCACTAACCGATTATTTTCAGGATCTGATGATAATACTATCAGAATATGGGACGCCAATACTGGTGTGTGCGTACAGATACTAGAAGACTATGCTGGTTGGATCAGATGTCTAGTTTTTGATACGGCTAGCAAACTATTATTCTCAGGATCTGATTATAATATTGGAATATGGAATGCTGATACTGGTACGCGTATACAAGGATTAAGAGAAAGACATCCTCAATGTTTGGTGTATGATGCAACGAGCAAGCGATTATTCTCAGGGTCTTGGGAAAGCACTATTGGGGTATGGGATACCAATACCGATATATGGGAAGATAAATTAAAAGGCCATACTAATGGGGTCGAATGTATAATTTATAATGCAGCTACCAAGCGATTATTTTCAGGATCTGCTGATAATACTATTAGAATATGGGATACCAATACTGATATGTGTACACAGATATTAAAAGGTCATACTAATAGTATTGCATGTCTGGTGTATGATGCAGTCACTAGCCGATTATTTTCAGGATCTAATGATTGGGATATCAGAATATGGGACGCCAATACTGGTGTGTGCATGCAGACATTAAAAGGCCATACTGATTGGGTCAAATGTCTAATTTATGATGCAGATACCAAACGATTGTTCTCAGGATCTGATGATAATACTATTAGAATATGGCAACTAGGGTCATTTGGATACACATTGTGTGCATTAGCAGTGTGTAGCACAAAGGACAAAGATAAATTGAATAATGTGAAAATATCACAAACATACCAACAATTGTCTGATGAAGAAAAAAAAGCAATAGATCGGCACATTAAAAGGTTAAAAAAATGA
- a CDS encoding WD40 repeat domain-containing protein produces the protein MVKVYRNFSIIFFVFCVTAQLHGMESDFAMDKQDAPTNVEIPTLQVLCLQKFCKEIQETLDEEGIQEAEQLAYLNPEIVAPELANQIKKELVQVVELYTKSMSLKGHNDCVSCLVYNEADKRLFSGSDDCIINIWDTNTGVCTQTLKGHTDRVQCLVYDAASKRLFSGSNEHTIRIWDTSIGTCAQTLESHTDNILCLVYDAVSNRLFSGSNDCTINIWNTNTGTCIQTLEGHIKWVACLVYDTDNNRLFSGSGDCAINIWDTNTGTCTQILKHHTNWTLSLVYDAVSKRLFSGSSDKTVRIWQPGSFAYTLCTLAVCSVKDKDKLDNVKASQTYQQLSDEEKEAIDRHIKRLKQ, from the coding sequence ATGGTAAAGGTATACCGTAATTTTTCTATTATATTTTTTGTTTTTTGTGTTACCGCGCAATTGCATGGTATGGAATCTGACTTTGCGATGGACAAGCAAGATGCTCCAACTAACGTAGAAATCCCCACGCTCCAAGTACTGTGTTTGCAAAAATTTTGCAAAGAAATACAAGAAACATTGGATGAAGAAGGAATACAAGAAGCAGAACAACTTGCATATTTGAATCCGGAAATTGTGGCGCCAGAACTAGCAAATCAAATTAAAAAAGAATTGGTGCAAGTTGTTGAGCTCTATACAAAATCCATGTCGCTAAAAGGTCACAATGATTGTGTCTCATGTTTAGTATATAATGAGGCTGACAAGCGATTATTCTCAGGATCTGATGATTGCATTATTAATATATGGGATACCAATACTGGCGTGTGTACACAGACATTAAAGGGTCATACTGATCGTGTCCAATGTCTGGTATATGATGCAGCTAGTAAGCGATTGTTCTCAGGATCTAATGAGCATACTATTAGAATATGGGATACCAGTATCGGTACTTGTGCACAGACATTAGAAAGCCATACTGATAATATTCTCTGTCTGGTATATGATGCAGTTAGTAATCGATTATTTTCAGGATCTAATGATTGTACTATTAACATATGGAATACCAATACCGGTACATGTATACAGACACTAGAAGGCCATATTAAATGGGTTGCATGTTTGGTGTATGATACAGATAATAACCGATTATTCTCAGGATCTGGTGATTGCGCTATTAATATATGGGATACCAATACTGGTACTTGTACACAGATATTAAAACACCATACTAATTGGACTCTCTCTCTAGTATATGATGCAGTTAGTAAGCGATTGTTCTCGGGATCTAGTGATAAAACTGTCAGAATATGGCAACCAGGATCATTTGCGTACACATTGTGTACATTGGCAGTCTGTAGCGTAAAAGACAAAGATAAATTGGATAATGTGAAGGCATCACAAACATACCAACAATTGTCTGATGAAGAAAAAGAAGCAATAGATCGGCACATTAAAAGATTAAAACAATGA
- a CDS encoding WD40 repeat domain-containing protein, protein MMQRKLHVINFLVLFTAQLHGMESDLVMDKQDTPTNVEIPTLQALCLQKFCKEIQETLEQEGIRAVERLPYLKKRFIKKNKIHKHIVQQIQEAYVKQSGIYQKTTSLQNNDNFCMCPLAYDAVHNRLFSGSNGYERIVIKIWDIESGKLIKILSQINDDPVVCLVYDAAYDRLFSGYEDHIIRIWDTNTGACIQMLEGHTYPVECLVYDVARDRLFSGSRDNTIRIWDVMSGECMHTLEGHTRDITCLAYDAVQDRLFSGSDDGTIKIWNTMSGKCTQTLFCSHDLVGLAYNAADGHLFSAENSSRGSDTAIRVWDIVHGECIRKLCFHCSRALCLIDHEQLSNPEHVLGIYNNGAPGCLFSKSDDKAITVWDTPYGQCIQGEDIYIRNERNRVLMHSVCDVAYARLFSGSSNKTIKIWGISEWRNTLYNSRLQTLFSSTIYDKAQDRLFSLSGKSIDIWKPASFTYALCRQAISNIKTQKDGIVFRRSRTYKNLSFTENQHIEEELNVFLQQLDLH, encoded by the coding sequence ATGATGCAAAGAAAATTACATGTTATAAATTTTCTTGTGTTATTTACCGCGCAATTGCATGGTATGGAATCTGACTTGGTGATGGATAAGCAAGATACTCCAACTAACGTAGAAATTCCCACGCTCCAAGCGCTGTGTTTGCAAAAGTTTTGCAAAGAAATACAAGAAACATTGGAGCAAGAAGGTATTCGAGCAGTTGAGCGGCTTCCATACTTAAAAAAAAGATTTATTAAAAAAAATAAAATTCATAAACATATCGTACAGCAAATACAAGAAGCTTATGTTAAACAAAGTGGCATATATCAAAAGACAACATCTCTACAGAACAATGATAATTTTTGTATGTGTCCTTTGGCATATGATGCGGTGCATAATCGATTATTCTCAGGATCTAATGGTTATGAGAGGATCGTAATTAAAATATGGGATATAGAAAGTGGTAAGTTGATAAAGATATTAAGTCAGATAAATGATGATCCCGTTGTTTGTTTGGTATATGATGCGGCATATGATCGATTATTTTCAGGATATGAGGATCACATTATTAGAATATGGGACACTAATACCGGTGCGTGTATACAAATGCTAGAAGGTCATACTTATCCGGTCGAATGCCTAGTGTATGATGTGGCACGAGACCGCTTATTCTCAGGATCTAGGGATAATACTATTAGAATATGGGATGTAATGAGTGGTGAATGTATGCATACTCTAGAAGGTCATACTAGAGACATTACCTGTTTAGCATATGATGCGGTACAAGATCGATTATTCTCTGGATCTGATGATGGCACAATTAAAATATGGAATACAATGAGTGGTAAGTGTACACAAACACTGTTTTGCTCACATGATTTAGTTGGATTAGCATACAATGCAGCAGATGGACATTTGTTTTCAGCAGAGAATTCTTCTAGAGGTAGTGACACCGCGATTAGAGTATGGGATATTGTACATGGTGAATGCATACGAAAGCTGTGTTTTCATTGTAGTAGGGCTCTATGTCTGATAGATCATGAACAGTTGTCAAACCCAGAGCATGTTCTTGGTATATATAATAATGGAGCACCAGGGTGCTTGTTTTCCAAATCGGATGATAAAGCGATTACCGTATGGGATACACCGTATGGTCAGTGCATACAAGGAGAGGATATTTATATTAGAAATGAAAGGAATAGAGTACTCATGCATTCAGTATGTGATGTGGCGTATGCTCGATTATTCTCAGGATCTAGTAACAAGACAATTAAAATATGGGGTATAAGCGAGTGGCGTAATACACTGTATAATTCACGCCTGCAAACGCTATTTTCCTCTACTATATATGATAAAGCACAAGACCGGTTATTCTCATTATCCGGCAAATCAATTGACATATGGAAGCCGGCTTCATTTACGTATGCATTGTGCCGGCAAGCAATAAGTAATATAAAGACCCAGAAAGACGGTATCGTTTTTAGGCGTTCGCGAACATATAAAAATTTATCCTTTACAGAAAATCAGCACATAGAAGAAGAACTAAATGTCTTTTTGCAGCAACTAGATTTGCATTGA
- a CDS encoding M23 family metallopeptidase yields the protein MIFRLKNFLILFGVLLSGWLGWSSYAYFFDMSVPHVRIMGIEDSNYYAGEVSCVFSCDKKGVISIVLDDQQQLVNNFRLNKSQQEQPFTIPTKTIANGKHVLKAEFVDSTYHKNKTIIEREFYVDNLPLQAAFTKTESDLKVLQGRTLHLQFQVSKPIRSARVQALANTYECFPESKNSLVYECFIPITCEENPNEYLLSVDITDRVGNTLHVDNKFQVVMYPFKKTTLQVDAEKIKHEEEMGISMKELEDQLQVLAQSSPHEKLWRGTFCAPIDIQRVTCEFGTIRTTQHKGRYAHKALDVINTPKSVVWAPQDGQIVLKERYDASGNTVVIDHGCGVLSLFFHLDDFAKINVGDKIAKGNPIGTLGKTGYATGYHLHWEMRVNNIAVDPMQWTKNTF from the coding sequence ATGATTTTTCGTTTAAAAAATTTCTTAATTCTTTTTGGTGTCTTACTGAGTGGTTGGCTAGGCTGGTCTTCATATGCTTATTTTTTTGATATGTCAGTACCGCATGTACGAATTATGGGAATTGAAGATAGCAACTATTATGCGGGTGAAGTTTCTTGTGTATTTTCTTGTGATAAAAAAGGTGTAATATCTATTGTGCTTGATGATCAGCAACAATTAGTGAATAATTTTAGATTAAATAAAAGCCAACAAGAACAGCCATTTACTATCCCAACTAAAACCATTGCAAATGGCAAACATGTTCTGAAAGCAGAATTTGTTGATTCTACCTATCATAAAAATAAGACTATCATCGAGCGAGAATTTTATGTAGATAACTTGCCATTGCAAGCAGCATTCACCAAGACAGAATCTGATCTTAAAGTATTGCAGGGCCGCACATTACACTTACAATTTCAAGTAAGTAAACCGATTCGTTCTGCACGTGTACAAGCATTAGCAAATACCTATGAATGTTTTCCCGAATCTAAGAATTCTTTAGTGTATGAATGTTTTATTCCTATTACCTGTGAAGAAAATCCGAACGAATATTTACTATCAGTTGATATAACCGATCGTGTTGGTAATACCCTGCATGTTGATAACAAATTTCAGGTAGTTATGTATCCTTTCAAAAAAACAACACTGCAAGTTGATGCAGAAAAAATTAAGCACGAAGAAGAAATGGGTATATCTATGAAAGAGTTAGAAGATCAGCTACAAGTGCTTGCACAGAGTTCTCCTCATGAAAAATTATGGCGAGGGACTTTCTGTGCGCCGATTGATATTCAACGTGTTACCTGTGAATTTGGTACGATACGTACCACGCAACATAAAGGGCGCTATGCACATAAAGCTCTTGATGTAATTAATACACCAAAGAGTGTAGTGTGGGCTCCACAGGATGGACAAATCGTTTTGAAAGAGCGGTATGACGCGAGTGGTAACACGGTGGTTATTGACCATGGTTGTGGGGTGCTGTCTTTATTTTTCCATCTTGATGATTTTGCAAAAATAAACGTTGGCGACAAAATTGCCAAAGGTAATCCAATTGGCACACTTGGCAAAACTGGCTATGCAACTGGTTATCATTTGCATTGGGAGATGCGTGTCAACAACATTGCAGTTGATCCGATGCAATGGACTAAAAATACATTTTAA
- the atpD gene encoding F0F1 ATP synthase subunit beta: protein MAHTATQDKHGTVLRISGTIIDVQFPPEHTPDILHELEVILPATRTIKKREAAYAQATGDTQDTNKASLEVAQQLGDGVVRCIAIENIFNIRRGLKVIDTGSPIQVPVGDDVLGRIFNVLGHTIDDKPALKAPHEWSIFRPAPRLVEQKIEDEVQETGIKVIDVMCPYIKGNKIGLFGGAGVGKTVVVQELIRNIATEHGGVSVFTGIGERTREGNELWLEMKRTGVLEKTALVFGQMGEMPGARLRVGLTGLTMAEYFRDEQKKNVLFFVDNIFRFVQAGSEVSALLGRMPSAVGYQPTLATEMGFFQERIANTINGSITSVQAVYVPADDITDPAPATTFLHLDASTVLSRKLVALGLYPAVDPLVSSSKGLQPHIVGEKHYRVAREIQRILQRYKELQDVIAILGIDELSEEDKVIVKRAKKIQKFLTQPLFTAEFATGIPGKYVSRERAVDDFAKIIAGDYDHLPEDAFYMVGTLEDVIQKAKELKAGK from the coding sequence ATGGCACACACTGCCACTCAAGACAAACACGGCACCGTACTGCGCATTAGCGGTACCATTATAGATGTTCAGTTTCCACCAGAACACACTCCCGATATTTTACATGAACTTGAAGTTATCTTACCAGCCACACGTACGATAAAAAAGCGAGAAGCTGCTTATGCCCAAGCAACTGGTGATACACAAGACACCAATAAAGCAAGCTTAGAAGTCGCCCAGCAATTGGGTGATGGTGTTGTGCGCTGTATTGCTATTGAAAATATATTTAATATTAGACGTGGCCTGAAAGTTATTGACACTGGATCGCCTATTCAAGTACCGGTTGGTGATGACGTTCTCGGGCGTATTTTTAATGTGCTCGGCCATACTATTGATGACAAACCAGCACTAAAAGCTCCGCATGAATGGTCTATTTTTCGACCTGCACCACGTTTGGTAGAACAAAAAATAGAAGATGAAGTACAAGAGACCGGCATAAAAGTTATTGATGTCATGTGCCCATACATCAAAGGAAACAAAATTGGACTATTTGGTGGGGCCGGCGTTGGTAAAACCGTAGTAGTACAAGAGCTTATTCGCAATATTGCAACTGAACATGGCGGTGTTTCTGTATTTACCGGTATCGGAGAACGTACACGCGAAGGTAATGAGCTCTGGCTTGAAATGAAACGGACCGGCGTACTCGAAAAAACAGCTTTAGTTTTTGGTCAAATGGGAGAAATGCCCGGTGCACGTTTGCGCGTTGGCCTGACCGGCTTGACTATGGCAGAATATTTCCGTGATGAACAAAAAAAAAATGTACTCTTTTTTGTTGATAATATTTTCCGCTTTGTACAAGCAGGCTCAGAGGTCTCTGCATTGCTTGGCCGTATGCCATCTGCTGTCGGCTATCAACCAACATTAGCTACTGAAATGGGTTTTTTCCAAGAGCGTATTGCCAACACCATTAATGGTTCGATTACTTCGGTACAAGCTGTCTACGTTCCAGCAGATGATATTACTGATCCTGCACCAGCAACAACCTTCTTACATTTAGATGCAAGTACCGTGTTGTCACGCAAGTTAGTTGCGCTTGGTTTGTATCCCGCAGTAGACCCGTTAGTATCTAGCTCAAAAGGTTTGCAACCGCACATTGTTGGTGAAAAACATTATCGCGTTGCGCGTGAAATCCAACGTATTTTACAACGATATAAAGAATTGCAAGATGTAATTGCTATCTTAGGCATAGATGAATTGTCTGAAGAAGATAAAGTTATTGTAAAACGTGCTAAAAAAATACAAAAATTCTTAACTCAACCATTGTTTACTGCAGAGTTTGCTACTGGTATTCCGGGCAAGTATGTCTCTCGAGAACGTGCAGTTGATGATTTTGCAAAAATAATTGCCGGTGATTATGACCATTTACCAGAAGATGCATTCTATATGGTTGGAACACTCGAAGATGTAATTCAAAAAGCAAAAGAACTAAAAGCCGGTAAATAA
- a CDS encoding DUF87 domain-containing protein: MKQLIGSIISGSLTEGFVMRVQPDADLETIKTGKFVSIVGKNHKFFSLITDLSLEVTHPDILLFPPSEHETLLQRTLKHKDIYATATLKPMLMLDYEQKPKPVKTIPPHFAQVFEASKQDVALIFGDEHDPSKKFFSIGSPLDMSTPVCLNLEKLTERSNGIFGKTGTGKTFLTRLILAGLIKHEKAVNLIFDMHSEYGLQARKEGAQTFVKGLKTLFPSKVVIFSLDPTSTRRRGGSPDVEVTLSYQSIQIEDIMSLKDELNLHATAVEAAYLIAAKYKHDWLQALLNHGEDLKEFAQSLGAHPESIAALYRKLKKLERLPFFKPMHTGAYHTDVIDQMMEYIDKGINIIVEFGNYTSTFVYLLIANIISRRIHSQYVAKTEQFLGSQHSADEPKKLLITIEEAHKFLNPSAARQTIFGTIAREMRKYYVSLLVVDQRPSGIDEEILSQIGTKVVAQLNDEKDIQAVLTGINGAANLRTILASLDSKKQALLMGHAMTMPVVIETREYGQDFYRAMGESITTKQIDEFVEEIF, from the coding sequence ATGAAACAGCTCATTGGTTCTATTATTTCCGGTTCACTGACAGAAGGCTTTGTCATGCGCGTACAGCCTGATGCAGATTTAGAAACTATAAAAACAGGCAAATTTGTATCTATTGTCGGAAAAAACCATAAATTCTTTTCACTTATTACTGACTTAAGCTTGGAAGTTACGCATCCTGATATTCTATTATTTCCACCCAGTGAACATGAAACTTTATTGCAACGCACCCTCAAGCATAAAGATATTTATGCTACCGCAACTCTCAAGCCTATGCTTATGCTTGATTACGAACAAAAACCAAAACCGGTTAAAACAATCCCTCCACATTTTGCCCAAGTTTTTGAAGCAAGCAAGCAAGACGTGGCCCTTATTTTTGGTGATGAGCATGATCCGAGTAAAAAATTCTTTAGCATTGGATCACCGCTTGATATGAGCACGCCCGTGTGCTTGAATCTTGAAAAATTAACTGAACGAAGTAATGGTATATTTGGCAAAACAGGAACGGGTAAAACATTTTTAACTCGATTAATTTTAGCAGGCCTTATTAAGCATGAGAAAGCGGTTAACTTAATTTTTGATATGCATAGTGAATATGGCCTACAAGCGCGCAAAGAGGGTGCACAAACATTTGTTAAGGGGTTGAAAACTTTATTTCCAAGTAAGGTAGTAATTTTTTCTCTAGACCCAACGTCTACACGCCGTCGTGGTGGCAGCCCAGATGTGGAAGTTACCTTGAGCTATCAATCTATCCAAATAGAAGACATTATGTCACTTAAAGATGAACTTAATTTGCATGCTACCGCAGTAGAAGCTGCATACTTGATTGCTGCAAAATATAAACACGATTGGCTCCAAGCATTACTCAACCATGGTGAAGATTTAAAAGAATTTGCACAATCACTCGGTGCACATCCAGAATCAATTGCAGCACTCTATCGCAAGCTTAAAAAATTAGAACGCTTACCATTTTTTAAGCCTATGCATACCGGCGCATACCATACTGATGTCATCGATCAAATGATGGAATACATAGATAAAGGTATTAATATCATTGTTGAGTTTGGTAATTATACCTCGACGTTTGTATATCTATTAATTGCTAACATTATATCCCGCCGTATACACAGCCAATATGTAGCAAAAACTGAGCAATTTTTGGGCTCTCAACACAGTGCCGATGAACCAAAAAAATTACTAATCACGATTGAAGAAGCTCACAAATTCTTGAACCCAAGTGCAGCACGACAAACAATTTTTGGTACTATTGCGCGGGAAATGCGCAAATATTATGTATCATTACTTGTTGTTGATCAGCGGCCATCTGGTATAGATGAAGAAATACTCTCACAGATTGGTACTAAGGTAGTTGCGCAACTGAATGATGAAAAAGACATTCAAGCAGTGCTAACCGGCATTAATGGTGCAGCAAATTTACGCACCATTTTGGCATCTCTTGATAGTAAAAAACAAGCACTGCTCATGGGTCACGCAATGACCATGCCGGTAGTTATAGAAACACGTGAATATGGTCAAGATTTTTATCGCGCCATGGGTGAAAGCATTACCACAAAACAAATTGATGAGTTTGTAGAAGAAATATTTTAA